In one Alosa alosa isolate M-15738 ecotype Scorff River chromosome 14, AALO_Geno_1.1, whole genome shotgun sequence genomic region, the following are encoded:
- the si:ch73-314g15.3 gene encoding uncharacterized protein si:ch73-314g15.3, with translation MEHFEEDLVEALKEIVRDGNWQCVGDKYNFQAPCTKLYSEDGEHLVLVHTEDDKFWAMDSSCPHEGGPLELGDIEDLGDGRMALICPWHQFDFCLDTGASSTGLQNQVYNVRVVQGKVYVNSQNELSLSPFPEANSIVVDQLYIANGNKQSSENSLCYWATKILCTPDPEEKVTLTLEVQRKWNSGEIPDVGGATPPAQPSRKENLTVLEPGKIKRGKGGTLASRVALLHSLANIEQWAIDLSWDVIARFSDTRLTTGAALPRQFFSDFVKVAGDEAKHYHLLEKRITELGSYFGALPVHNGLWQSASDTAHDLLARLAIVHMVHEARGLDVHPQTLSRFAAQGDAKSVEALEVIYSDEITHVAAGLRWFTYVCGEEGRECVPTFHELVKLHFKGYLKPPFNTEGRKTAGMTEEWYVPLVKPSS, from the exons GTTATATTCAGAGGACGGCGAGCATTTGGTGTTAGTGCACACCGAAGATGACAAATTCTGGGCAATGGATTCGTCTTGTCCTCACGAGG GGGGTCCATTGGAACTTGGTGACATTGAGGACCTTGGCGACGGTAGAATGGCACTGATCTGCCCGTGGCATCAGTTTGACTTTTGCCTGGACACAGGAGCCTCCTCTACTGGGCTGCAG AATCAAGTTTACAACGTGAGAGTGGTGCAAGGGAAAGTGTATGTCAACTCACAGAATGAGTTGTCTCTGAGCCCTTTTCCTGAAGCCAACAGCATAGTTGTAG ACCAATTATACATTGCAAATGGTAACAAACAGTCTTCAGAGAATAGCCTTTGTTACTGGGCCACAAAGATCCTGTGTACGCCTGATCCAGAGGAGAAG GTGACCTTGACCCTGGAGGTGCAGAGGAAGTGGAACTCAGGGGAGATCCCAGATGTGGGCGGCGCCACACCTCCAGCCCAACCCAGCAGGAAGGAGAACCTGACGGTGCTAGAGCCTGGCAAGATCAAACGGGGCAAAGGAGGAACCCTG GCCAGCCGAGTGGCCCTTCTGCACTCTCTAGCGAACATCGAGCAGTGGGCCATCGACCTGTCCTGGGACGTCATCGCACGCTTCTCCGACACCAGGCTGACCACAGGGGCGGCGCTGCCTCGCCAGTTCTTCAGTGACTTTGTCAAAGTGGCCGGCGATGAGGCAAAG CACTACCACCTGCTAGAGAAGCGCATCACAGAACTTGGCAGTTACTTTGGAGCCCTGCCTGTGCATAACG GACTGTGGCAGTCTGCATCAGACACGGCTCATGATCTTCTGGCCAGACTGGCCATCGTTCACATGGTACATGAAGCCAG AGGTCTTGACGTGCACCCTCAGACGCTGTCTCGCTTCGCCGCCCAGGGTGACGCCAAATCCGTGGAGGCGCTGGAGGTCATCTACTCCGACGAGATCACCCACGTGGCGGCGGGTTTGCGCTGGTTCACCTACGTGTGTGGCGAGGAGGGCAGG GAGTGTGTGCCCACGTTTCATGAGCTGGTGAAGTTGCACTTTAAAGGTTACCTGAAGCCCCCATTTAACACAGAGGGGAGGAAAACCGCAGGGATGACAGAGGAG TGGTATGTTCCTTTGGTGAAACCCTCCAGCTGA